Below is a genomic region from Ammonifex degensii KC4.
GCTCAGGCAAAACTTGGCGGCGGAGCGCGCCGCCAGGGAAATGCTCTGTACCCCGCGCGGCAGCGGGAAGCTGATGCGGGGCGGCGACGTGCTGGACGCGCGCGAGCGCGCCGCCTGGCAAGCGGCGCGGGACGGGCAATGAGCCAAGTGCCGGGAAAGGAGGTGAAGAAAAGGATGAACGGGAAGGAAACGGAAGCCTTGGAAGCCTTATCCCAAGTCCTAAACGAACTACTTCACGAGGCGCAGACCGCGTTCGTCGCCCTCGAAACGATCGCGAAGAAGACGGGCGTCTTGGTACGTTCCGTCCTGGGAGAAGATCCGTTCACTAACGCCGCGAGAAGGAGCGCCCCCGTAAAGCCCGTAAAGCGCGAGTACAAGTATTATTACGACAAGTGGACCAAAAACGCCCGCGGCGAGTGGATGAGGACGGCGGAGGAGTTCGCGGTGTTCGAGGTGTTGGTGGAGGAGAGCGCGAGCGACGCCCCCAAGAGACAGGTCGTCGCTTACAGGTGGGGGCGGGATGTCGTCAACCCAGGCGGTTTCCTCGCGAGGAGGTTGGCTAAGGAAAAGGAAAAACTGGTTAGTGTTTCTAAGCTCCAGGACGTCCTCCAGGACGTCGAGGAGTAGCGCCCGGAGAGCCGTGAGCCCGGGGCCGTCCCCCGGGCCTCTTTCTTTTTTCGCGGGGCTTCCCGTCCCCGCCCGCGCGACCTCCTTTTCTCTTCGCGCTCTTCTCGCGTCTGGCCCGGCCGGAAAGGCCGGGCTCTTTCTTTTGAAAAGGAGGTGGTCTCCTTGCAGTCGCACCTACTCGCCCCAGAAGAGTTGGAAGAAATTATCGCCAGAGCGTTCAAAATTTTCTACGAAGCGCGGCGTGAACGCGAGCGCGCGGCGCCCAGGCCGTGGAGGCTCCTGGCGCCCGGGAAAGGGAGGGAGCGGGAGTGCTGGAAGTCATCGGGATCGTCAAAGACGAGCGCTCCGGCGTGAGCCTCGTCGCGCTCCCCCTGCTGGCCGCCGGGAGCCTGCTGGCGCTCCTCGGGCTCGCCGGGAGCTGGCAAAAATACCGGGAATTGGGGTTGCTCGCGCTGGCGGGGGCGGTGGGGAGGGGAGAGTTGAAGATGGAACGGAACTTCGCGCGGGACTACCTGGCCTTCCGCGCCCCCGGGGAGCGGGAGGAGGAAGAGGGTAAGGTGCGGAAGGCGCGGAAAGAGGCTTACAATCACCAGGGAGAGCGGATGAAAGCGGTGGCGTGGCGGTGGAGGGGGGACACGAGGGTCTTCCTGCTGCCGGTAGAGCTGCTGGACCTGGCCCGGCAGCTCTTCCACCTGGCGAGAGACCTCCTGGCGGCGGTGACCACGCTCTTCCTGAGGAGACCCACCCCGGACGGGAAGGTGGTCACCAGCTTCCGGGAGCTGTGCGGCCTGCTGGGGATGGAGCCGAACGGCCAGAGGTACGAGGAGATGTCCCTGGCCCTAGCCTTGCTCCGCTCGTACACTATCCAGCGTCAGGGTATGGTGCTCGAGCTAGACCGGGAAGGCAGGGCTAAAAAGACCGGCGACTGCACCTTCGGCTTCTGCGACGAAGCGGTAGTGGTGACCCGGGTGCGCGACGAGAAGACCGGGAAGCTGGAAGAGGTGCCGCTTCCTAGGCGCCAGGTGGTGATCCAGTTTTCCAAGCGCTACCAGGCCTTGCTCCAGAGCCGCGGTGGTGGGAAGGACCTGCTCTGCCGCGTGCCGGTGGCGGCGCTGGTGGCCTGCCGGAAGCTGGGGAGGCGCCAGGTGGTGGCGGCCAAAAACCTGGTCTACTACCTCGCCGGGCGCGGCGGCCGCGCCAGGCTCAGGCTGGAAACACTGGTGGAAGTCCTAGGCGTCCACCCGCGCTGGCCCAGCGAAGCCCGTAAGGTCTGCGAGAACATCCTAAGCGCGCTCCGCGACCAGGGCGTCGTTCAGTATGTCGTTTCGGCCAACGATGCGTACGAGATCGCCTTAACGGAGAAAGGTAGCGCTACCAAGGCGAAGGAAGCGGCGGAGGAAGACTAGAAAGGATACCCTCATAAGGCGGCTCTCTAAGAAAGAGCCGCCTTATAGCTCTTTCTTAGAGAGCTTCTTAAATATATTCTTAGCCCCTCCGCCGTGACCTGAAAGCCTTGTGGCTCTAGGCGCGGAAAATTTTTCCACACGCTATTGGGTCACGAAGACCACGCTATTGGGTCACGAAAACCACGCTATTGGGTCAATAGCCTTTATCCCTTACCCGGTAAGGGATCGGGGGAGCCTTTTTTCTCGCGCGTTCCCGGCACACACCTGCCGGGGTATCTCTCCCGTACCCTTGAGGGTATATTTTCGGGAGGTGGTCTTCTTGGAGTTGGAGCGCGGTTCCGGTCTGGGGGCGGTGTTCGCGGACGCGGAGCTGGAGCGCGCGGTGCTGGCGGCGCTGGCGCGAGACGAGCAGGCGTTCTACAGCTACGCGGAGGACTACCTGGTGCCGGAGGTCTTTTTCGATCCCGAAAACCGGCGGGCGTTCCTGGAGCTCGTGGAGGCGCACGCCTCGGGCAGGCCCGCCCCGGAGGTCGAAGGCGAGCCCGCCCCCGACCTGGCGGCGGCGGTGGGGAAGCTGTGCGACCTGGCGCAGCGCCGGAAGGCGGCGCTGGTGATGGAGAAGTTCTGGAGGGACCTCGGTTCCGGGAAGAGCGTCCGGGACGCTCTGGCCGAGCTGATGGAGCGGGCGGCGGAGGCCCAGCAGGCGGTCAGGGCCCTGGCCCCGGGCGAGGTCAGGACGGCGGCGGAGCTCCTGCGGGAAGCCGTGGAGCGTCTGCGGGAACAGAAGAGGCAGAAGGAGGAGACCGGCAGGGAGACCCCGCACCCGGCTTTCGGGAAAGGGTTATGGAGCCTGGACGACCTGCTGGGCGGGATGCAGCCGGCGGTGTACGCGCTGGGCGGCCAGCCCGGTGTAGGTAAGACCTTCTTCAGCGTCTACTGCGCTTCCCGGTACCTCACGGCGGCGGGGGACACCGGAGTAGTCTGGGTAGACGTCCACGAGACCCGTCCCGCCTGGAAGCTGGCCGTCTATTTGTCATGTTCCGTGTTGGGGAAGTGCCCGCAGTTGTACGAGCGCCTGCTGGCCGACCCTGCCGAGCTGCTGGAGGGCCTGGGGGTAGACCGGGCGCTGGAGCGGTTCGTGGTTCTCACGGCGGAGAGGAACACCACCCTCCTGAACGTCCGCGGCGCCGTCCGGCGCCTCATGGCACAGCGGGGCGTGAAGAGGGTGATGGTGGTGGTGGACTACATTCAAAAGCTGGCCAGCTACACTTCCGTCGCCACGGGGCAGGACACGCGGCTCCGGGTGGCTTCCGCGGTCTCGGCCCTGACTTCGTTGGTCGGTGTCTGCCAGGGGCCGGTGTGGTTGGTCTCAGGCGTGGCGAAGGACGCCTACCGGCGCGGGGCGAGGGACGAAGCTTCTGTGGCGGACTTCAAAGAGGCCGGGGAGGTGGAGTACTCCGCCGACGTGGGTCTCCAGCTCCGCTGGGCGGACGACCCGCGCAACGGCGACGTTAACAGTGCGGTGAAGGCGCTGAAGCTCCACGTGGTTAAGAACCGGTTCGGGGCGACGGGGGTGGTGAACCTTTATAGCCTGCAGACCGAGTGCAGGTACCTCCAGGCGGACCCGGGCTACGTTTCCAGGCCGCCGGAGCTCCGCGTCAGGGGAGAAGGGGAAGCGGAAGGGGACGACATCCCGTTTTGACCTTAAGGCGCCTTAGACCTGAAAGTCGAGTGGGGCCGGGCCGTCGTGCTCGGCTTTTTTTGTAGGGGGTGAGAGCTTGTCCGGAGACCTCGTCCGGAAGTCTCTGGTCCGCGGTTGGGCCGACGGGACCGAAGTCGACGGGGCGGTGTGGTGGCGCGTGTGCGACGAGAGGGGAATGCCCTTTGTCTTCGTGTACCCGCCCCGCCACCGTTACCGCCGCGTGCACGTGGACCTGTTGCCCACTGCTCGCGCCGGTCGCAGGCAGTTGACCCTGACGGAGAGGGACGCGAACGAACTGAGGGACTTCTACCTGGCGTACGCGAAAGACCTGGACCGCGCGGCAAAGCGCTTCATGCTTTATCGGGAAGGCTACTGGTTCACGCACACAATAGTTGACTTTTACATCCTGCGCGGTGATGAGGAGAAGGTGATGCCTAAGGTGATGGAGGTAGTGCGCAGGGCCAAACCGGGCGGCATAGAGGAGTGGGGGAGGTAAAAGGGCGTGAGCGCGAAGGCGGCGCTTGAGGCCGCGCTGTCCTACTTCGGGCTGGGCTGGTCGGTCATCCCCCTCCACACGCCCGGCCCGGCGGGGGGCTGCAGCTGCGGGAGGGACTGCGACAGCCCGGGCAAGCACCCCCGCCTGGCTTCCTGGAAGGAGTTCCAGGAGCGCCGGCCGACCGAAGAGGAGCTGCGGGAGTGGTGGGGGGAGAAATGGTCTTCCGCGAACCTGGGCCTGGTCACCGGGCGGGTGAGCGGGGTGGTCGTGGTGGACTTAGACGGCGAAGACGGGGTGCGGGCGGTGAGGGAGCGTGGGGGCCTGCCCCCGACGCCCGTGGTGAGGACGGGTAAGGGGTGGCACTACTACTTCGCCTACCCGGAAGTAGTAGTGCCGACCAGGGCGGGGGTGCTCCCGGGGGTGGACGTCCGTGGGGACGGCGGGCTGGCGGTCCTGCCCCCTTCCCTGCACCCTACCGGGCGCC
It encodes:
- a CDS encoding DnaB-like helicase C-terminal domain-containing protein, with translation MRVYFREVVFLELERGSGLGAVFADAELERAVLAALARDEQAFYSYAEDYLVPEVFFDPENRRAFLELVEAHASGRPAPEVEGEPAPDLAAAVGKLCDLAQRRKAALVMEKFWRDLGSGKSVRDALAELMERAAEAQQAVRALAPGEVRTAAELLREAVERLREQKRQKEETGRETPHPAFGKGLWSLDDLLGGMQPAVYALGGQPGVGKTFFSVYCASRYLTAAGDTGVVWVDVHETRPAWKLAVYLSCSVLGKCPQLYERLLADPAELLEGLGVDRALERFVVLTAERNTTLLNVRGAVRRLMAQRGVKRVMVVVDYIQKLASYTSVATGQDTRLRVASAVSALTSLVGVCQGPVWLVSGVAKDAYRRGARDEASVADFKEAGEVEYSADVGLQLRWADDPRNGDVNSAVKALKLHVVKNRFGATGVVNLYSLQTECRYLQADPGYVSRPPELRVRGEGEAEGDDIPF